In Gimesia benthica, a single window of DNA contains:
- the deoC gene encoding deoxyribose-phosphate aldolase encodes MDEQYQKIAKMIDHSLLSPILTIPELEAGCQLALAYDVASVCIMPCYLKRCAEILEHSTVEPSTTVGFPHGGHTMLVKLREAEQALEDGCTELDVVVNLSRVLSEDWKYVETEIGLLTRTAHQAGQKIKVIFENCYLADKHKIELCRICSAVNVDWVKTSTGYGTGGATIEDLKLMREHTPRQVQVKAAGGIRTLDKLLEVRDLGVSRVGASATRDILDTCRERLKLPAIDF; translated from the coding sequence ATGGACGAACAGTACCAGAAGATTGCCAAAATGATCGACCACTCACTGTTGAGTCCGATTCTAACCATCCCCGAGCTGGAAGCAGGCTGTCAGCTGGCGCTGGCATATGATGTTGCCAGTGTGTGTATCATGCCCTGCTATCTCAAACGCTGTGCTGAGATTCTGGAGCATTCGACTGTCGAACCGAGCACGACGGTTGGATTTCCACATGGCGGTCATACGATGCTGGTCAAGCTGCGTGAAGCAGAACAGGCATTGGAAGATGGGTGTACTGAGCTGGATGTGGTTGTGAATCTGTCGCGTGTACTCAGTGAAGACTGGAAGTACGTGGAGACGGAGATTGGTCTCTTGACGCGCACTGCGCATCAGGCAGGGCAGAAAATCAAAGTGATCTTTGAAAACTGTTACCTCGCAGATAAGCACAAAATCGAACTGTGTCGCATCTGCAGTGCTGTCAATGTGGACTGGGTTAAGACTTCAACCGGATATGGTACCGGCGGCGCGACGATAGAAGATTTAAAACTGATGCGGGAGCATACGCCGCGTCAGGTCCAGGTGAAGGCTGCCGGCGGAATCCGCACGCTGGATAAACTGCTCGAAGTTCGCGACCTGGGAGTCAGTCGCGTCGGAGCCAGCGCCACCCGCGACATCCTGGATACCTGCCGCGAGCGGTTGAAACTCCCTGCGATTGATTTTTAA
- a CDS encoding DUF1559 family PulG-like putative transporter: MRKMLLNRKRGFTLIELLVVIAIIAILIALLLPAVQQAREAARRSQCKNNLKQIGLALHNYHDNFRTFPPGDVRRTYGSGVQSWTTSQLGWIPRILPFLDQAPLYNKINWEMEHGVSAAPNNSLRREKLPVVRCPSDSSRQPSSTYGPTNYMACRGTGASSTSNRYGSVFAQNSNMRIRDLEDGTSNTMMVSETFASARLCSEQPSGGVCPTACTSYTGGAQQGFSWMWAQVYESHYYGTVYGPNSSTPDCGGGSSTTAALLAARSKHTGGVHVLMADGAVRFGSDSIDNQLWRDLGHPQDGNVLGEW; this comes from the coding sequence ATGAGGAAAATGTTGCTCAACAGAAAACGAGGTTTCACTCTCATTGAACTGCTGGTGGTGATTGCTATCATCGCTATCTTAATCGCGCTACTTTTGCCGGCAGTTCAACAGGCTCGTGAAGCCGCCCGTCGCTCGCAGTGTAAGAACAATCTCAAACAGATTGGTCTGGCACTCCACAATTACCATGATAACTTCCGGACCTTCCCTCCAGGTGACGTCCGGAGAACTTACGGATCCGGCGTCCAATCATGGACGACCAGTCAGTTGGGCTGGATTCCCCGTATCCTGCCCTTCCTGGACCAGGCGCCACTCTACAACAAGATCAACTGGGAAATGGAACACGGTGTGAGTGCCGCCCCCAATAACAGCCTTCGCAGAGAAAAACTACCCGTAGTTCGTTGCCCCAGTGACTCTTCGCGGCAACCTTCCTCCACCTATGGTCCGACAAACTACATGGCCTGCCGAGGAACGGGAGCCTCATCAACTTCAAATCGATATGGCTCTGTTTTTGCCCAGAACAGCAACATGAGAATTCGCGACCTTGAAGATGGTACTTCCAACACCATGATGGTCTCGGAAACGTTTGCCAGTGCACGGTTATGCTCTGAGCAACCTTCCGGTGGCGTCTGCCCGACAGCCTGCACCAGTTATACCGGTGGGGCACAACAGGGATTTTCCTGGATGTGGGCTCAGGTTTATGAATCCCATTATTATGGAACCGTGTATGGACCTAACAGTTCCACACCGGACTGCGGCGGTGGTTCCAGCACAACTGCTGCACTTTTGGCAGCTCGAAGTAAACACACGGGTGGTGTTCATGTACTCATGGCCGACGGGGCAGTCAGATTTGGTTCTGACAGTATTGATAACCAGCTCTGGAGAGACCTGGGGCATCCTCAGGACGGCAATGTACTGGGCGAATGGTAA
- a CDS encoding DUF1559 family PulG-like putative transporter codes for MKSVLLKRKRGFTLIELLVVIAIIAILIALLLPAVQQAREAARRSQCKNNLKQIGLALHNYHDNFRTFPPGDVRRTYGSGVQSWVTSQLGWIPRILPFLDQAPLYNQINWEMEHGVSAAPNNSLRREKLTVVRCPSDSSRQPSSTYGPTNYMACRGQSRTAGNNSSNSIFSMNSKVRIRDIEDGTSNTMMVSETFASAPMCSELPASNGTCNTVCATVYGGNTSGAQQGYSWMWAQQYHSHYYSTTYTPNPQTPDCGAGSGSTTATVSARSKHTGGVHVLLADGSVRFASSNIDLNTWRQLGNHQDGNVIGEW; via the coding sequence ATGAAAAGTGTGTTGCTCAAAAGGAAACGAGGTTTCACTCTCATCGAATTGCTGGTAGTGATTGCTATCATCGCTATCTTAATTGCTTTATTGTTGCCGGCAGTTCAACAGGCTCGTGAAGCCGCCCGTCGCTCGCAGTGTAAAAACAATCTGAAACAGATTGGCCTGGCGCTGCACAATTATCACGACAACTTCCGGACTTTTCCGCCGGGTGATGTTCGTCGAACCTATGGATCGGGAGTTCAGTCCTGGGTTACAAGTCAGTTAGGCTGGATCCCCCGCATCCTGCCCTTCCTGGACCAGGCTCCGCTCTACAATCAGATCAACTGGGAAATGGAACACGGAGTGAGTGCAGCTCCTAACAACAGTCTCCGCCGGGAAAAACTGACGGTTGTCCGCTGTCCCAGCGATTCTTCCCGTCAGCCCTCAAGCACTTATGGCCCCACCAACTACATGGCGTGTCGGGGACAATCCCGGACTGCGGGTAATAACTCTTCCAACTCCATTTTCAGCATGAACAGCAAGGTCAGAATTCGTGACATCGAAGATGGAACCTCAAACACCATGATGGTCTCGGAAACGTTTGCCAGCGCCCCCATGTGTAGTGAATTGCCTGCCAGCAATGGTACCTGTAATACCGTCTGCGCCACTGTCTATGGTGGTAACACCTCAGGTGCCCAACAGGGTTATTCCTGGATGTGGGCTCAGCAGTATCATTCACACTACTACAGTACGACTTACACGCCGAACCCTCAAACACCCGACTGTGGTGCGGGCAGTGGCTCGACGACGGCGACAGTCTCCGCGCGAAGTAAACATACCGGCGGCGTGCATGTACTGCTTGCCGATGGTTCTGTTCGCTTTGCCTCTTCTAACATCGACCTGAATACCTGGCGACAGCTCGGTAATCACCAGGACGGCAACGTCATCGGTGAGTGGTAA